The Tautonia plasticadhaerens nucleotide sequence AGGACGACAGGGCCCGCCAGATCTGCAGGTTGATCGAGTTCTTGACGAACTTGACGCTGCCGTCCCCCATCCCCACGTTCACGCCCCCGGGGTGTCGGCTCCGGGCGGCCAGCTGGATGCCCGTCTCGCTCGTGCCGGCGGCGCAGGGGGGGTTCAGCGCGAAGGGATAATTGCAGTAGCCGGCGCTCTGCATCAAGTCGGGCAGGGTGCTGTTCGGCCCGATGTTGCCCACGAAGCTCGCGCTGTAGGCCCACCAGGAGAAGCCGCGGAGGTCCACGTTCGTGGCGCTCTCGCCGATCACCAGCTCCGAGGTCAGCAGGGTGTTGCTCAGGCCGTCCCGGATGGAGGCGAAGTTCTGCGTGCTCTTGACCCCGCCCTGGAGCGCGCCGGTGGAGATGTCCGCCTGCGGCGAGCCGATGTCGTTGAAGGGGGCGCCGGCGAAGTTGTAGGTCAGGCCGGCCAGCGTGATCGGCCCCTGCTGCACGTTCGTGTTGCCGAAGTTGACCACGTAATTATGCGTGCTCACCTGCAGGCCCAGGGCGCCGTAGCCCGGCCGGCTGTCGGTGCCGTCGCTCGGGCAGAGGTAGGCGGCCACCCGGCTGGAGGTGACGGTGATGTTCTTGTCCCCCACGTAGCGCAGGGGGCCGTCGGCGTCGCCGCCGATGACGTTGTTGCCGTCGAAATTGTAGGCGTTGTACAGGTTCTGCTGCTCGAGGTAGGGCATCGTGAACAGCAGCCAGGTGCCCCAGCAGCAGCCCTTCATGCCCGGCGGCAGCGAGTTGGTCGAGTCGTGGTAGTTGTGCATCGCCAACCCGATCTGCTTCAGGTTGTTGGTGCACTGGGCCCGGCGGGCGGCCTCGCGGGCGCTCTGCACGGCGGGCAGCAGCAGGGCGATGAGCACGCCGATGATGGCGATGACGACGAGCAGTTCGATCAGCGTGAATCCGCGACGATGACGAGCCATCTGAATTCGATTCCTCGGGTGGAAGTGAGGCGACCGGGGCCGATCCGGATCGGTCCCGGTCGGCCGTCCGGTCAGTCAGGGTCCGATTCGATTCGATTCGGGATCGGGTCGGGGGGCGGCGGGAGTGGCCCCGGTCACGGCTCGAGCGGGAAGTCGAAGGTGTTGTCCCCG carries:
- a CDS encoding DUF1559 domain-containing protein, with protein sequence MARHRRGFTLIELLVVIAIIGVLIALLLPAVQSAREAARRAQCTNNLKQIGLAMHNYHDSTNSLPPGMKGCCWGTWLLFTMPYLEQQNLYNAYNFDGNNVIGGDADGPLRYVGDKNITVTSSRVAAYLCPSDGTDSRPGYGALGLQVSTHNYVVNFGNTNVQQGPITLAGLTYNFAGAPFNDIGSPQADISTGALQGGVKSTQNFASIRDGLSNTLLTSELVIGESATNVDLRGFSWWAYSASFVGNIGPNSTLPDLMQSAGYCNYPFALNPPCAAGTSETGIQLAARSRHPGGVNVGMGDGSVKFVKNSINLQIWRALSSSKGGEVISADQF